In one window of Vulpes vulpes isolate BD-2025 chromosome 1, VulVul3, whole genome shotgun sequence DNA:
- the LOC112908848 gene encoding uncharacterized protein isoform X1, translating into MQHQQVHTGEKPFHCCECGRAFADARALLIHHRTHLGERPYECHKCCKAFSLSSSLAEHEQYHTGEKPYICQECGKCGKTFNQSSSLSKHLRTYTGEKPYTCRDCGRVLSARGPPWPDTSRCTLVSSPTRVENRKTFSQVSYLTQQLKIHSSEKPFICGECRKPFGDSSALVLYQQMHTRERPYPCGKCGKPFSQSKFLTQHKRIHPGEKPFVCGNCGRAFVQSSSPTLHLRTYTREKLYKCNECDKAYIQMSPLTEHYRVHRGEWPYVCNLCSKAFSHSTHLM; encoded by the coding sequence ATGCAGCACCAGCAAGtccacactggggagaagccGTTCCACTGTTGTGAGTGTGGCAGAGCCTTTGCTGACGCCCGAGCCCTCCTGATCCACCATAGGACCCACTTAGGAGAGAGGCCTTATGAGTGCCACAAGTGCTGCAAGGCGTTCAGCCTCAGCTCCTCCCTTGCTGAGCATGAGCAATACCACACAGGAGAGAAGCCATACATATGCCAGGAATGTGGGAAATGTGGGAAAACCTTCAACCAGAGCTCATCCCTCAGCAAGCACCTGAGGACATACACAGGTGAGAAGCCATACACATGCAGGGATTGTGGCCGTGTGCTTTCAGCCAGAGGTCCTCCCTGGCCAGACACCAGCAGGTGCACACTGGTGAGCAGCCCTACACGTGTAGAGAATAGGAAGACCTTCAGCCAGGTCTCTTACCTGACCCAGCAACTCAAGATTCATAGCAGTGAGAAACCATTCATATGTGGTGAATGTAGGAAACCCTTTGGGGATTCTTCAGCCCTGGTCCTGTACCAGCAGATGCACACAAGAGAGAGGCCCTACCCCTGTGGAAAATGCGGGAAGCCCTTCAGCCAGAGCAAGTTCCTTACCCAGCACAAGAGGATCCACCCTGGGGAGAAGCCCTTTGTGTGTGGCAACTGTGGCAGGGCCTTTGTGCAgagctcctcccccaccctccacctcagGACATACACCAGGGAGAAGCTCTACAAGTGCAATGAGTGTGACAAGGCTTACATCCAGATGTCACCCCTCACTGAGCACTACAGGGTGCACAGAGGGGAGTGGCCCTATGTGTGCAATCTATGCAGCAAAGCCTTCAGCCACAGCACACACCTCATGTAG